One Scomber scombrus chromosome 1, fScoSco1.1, whole genome shotgun sequence DNA segment encodes these proteins:
- the pir gene encoding pirin has protein sequence MMNVRRVDRTVLSVDQSEGVGAHVRRSIGRKELRNLDPFLMLDEFRVSKPSGFPDHPHRGFETVTYVLEGINAHEDFCGHKGQLKPGDLQWMTAGRGVVHSEMPISEEPVVGLQLWVNLSRRNKMVEPAYQELRASEIPKPSQGGVTVAVISGDALGVKSKVFTRTPTLYLDFSLQAGAQCMQPVPSGWTTFIYTLTGSIHVGPDWEQQKVEPHHTVVFGDGDCVKVENKDSEISHFVLIAGEPIKEPVLQHGPFVMTTEEEIVQAIKDYKTGRNGFEKAITWRSKIRDCL, from the exons ATGATGAATGTGAGGAGAGTTGACAGAACAGTTTTGAGTGTGGACCAATCTGAGGGAGTCGGTGCTCATGTCCGAAGGAGCATCGGTAGAAAGGAG CTGAGGAACCTGGATCCTTTTCTGATGTTGGATGAGTTTAGAGTGAGCAAGCCATCAGGTTTTCCAGACCACCCTCACAGAGGATTTGAGACG GTGACGTATGTTTTAGAAGGGATCAACGCCCATGAAGACTTCTGTGGCCATAAAGGACAACTGAAACCCGGAGATCTGCAA TGGATGACTGCAGGACGGGGGGTGGTCCATTCCGAGATGCCCATCTCAGAGGAGCCGGTGGTGGGCTTACAGTTGTGGGTGAACCTGTCAAGACGAAACAAGATGGTGGAACCAGCGTACCAGGAGCTTCGCGCCTCAGAGATACCCAAACCAAGCCAAGGAGGGGTTACAGTCGCTGTGATATCTGGAGACGCTTTAGgagtgaag TCCAAGGTCTTCACAAGGACACCGACCCTGTACCTGGACTTCAGCCTGCAGGCAGGAGCCCAGTGCATGCAGCCAGTCCCATCAG GATGGACTACATTCATCTACACACTAACGGGATCCATTCATGTTG GTCCGGATTGGGAGCAGCAGAAGGTAGAACCTCATCACACAGTGGTTTTCGGAGATGGAGACTGTGTCAAAGTTGAAAACAAG GACTCTGAAATTTCCCATTTCGTGCTGATTGCTGGAGAACCAATCAAAGAGCCTGTTTTACAACATG GTCCATTCGTAATGACCACAGAGGAAGAGATTGTACAGGCTATCAAAGATTACAAGACTGGCAGAAATGGCTTTGAAAAGGCAATTACCTGGAGATCCAAGATCAGAGATTGTCTCTGA
- the zgc:113276 gene encoding uncharacterized protein zgc:113276, protein MVILDVLVIGGGPHALTLTSLLSNPDPNSDPGQDSPPSPYCLDPPKLQSNPEKSNNKRHSGKRKRRVTTGLTLEEQLAKSTISERVICPPLSLRVVDSYGEWTALWESQFTALNIPHLRSHTLVHTDPLNKKALQEFVLKHDRSVELHSLPDQVYILDENAFFNDMRLGKKEKKRLNITSTLKKSLSFSLPGTKLSVDFFKDQVERYNLDQVLMKGTVAHISPVIEDKEKRVKYFEVQLQEGVILKAHQVVMATGPTRAHMANIPSWVTSIGESYPEERLQHTVHLMHHLPIAQQKLKGSDLCEAGQRVMVVGGGLTSAHVVSIALQQGASHVTWVMRKHLQLKQFDVGDVESLVGRYSHVEHGIKMDGQAYLRQFYNERSLYKRLAMIRQARKGGAVTPEAYIHLKPFILKGQVDVKTYCQVNEASWCYRNQVWSLSLSTRHHWTGDMIWLATGCKLDVKQDPLLSEVMREFPIQVIDGWPCISESLQWAEGCPLYLMGQYTALQVGPHAINLAGGQAASMRIAKDIVLRQQQTNVEVSKLSGGKSKTEEYIQQMQGLLWL, encoded by the exons ATGGTGATACTTGATGTGTTAGTAATAGGAGGTGGGCCTCATGCCTTGACCTTGACTAGCTTGCTGTCCAACCCTGACCCAAACTCAGATCCTGGGCAGGACTCACCCCCTTCCCCCTACTGCTTGGACCCTCCAAAACTTCAGTCAAACCCAGAAAAATCCAACAACAAAAGACACAGTGgcaagaggaaaaggagagtaACAACTG GTCTGACGCTGGAGGAACAACTAGCAAAGTCAACGATTTCAGAGAGGGTCATTTGCCCACCGCTCAGTCTCCGAGTGGTGGATTCCTATGGAGAGTGGACGGCTTTGTGGGAGAGCCAATTCACGGCTCTAAACATCCCTCATCTGCGCTCACACACACTGGTGCATACAGACCCTCTCAACAAG AAAGCACTGCAGGAGTTTGTTTTAAAGCATGACCGTTCAGTGGAGCTTCACAGTCTTCCAGACCAGGTTTACATTTTGGATGAAAACGCTTTCTTCAATGACATGCGACTCggcaagaaagagaagaaacgTCTAAACATCACCTCAACACTCAAGAAGAGTTTGTCCTTCAGTCTGCCAGGAACCAAACTAAGTGTGGATTTCTTTAAAGATCAG GTGGAGAGATACAACTTGGACCAAGTGCTCATGAAAGGAACAGTGGCACACATCAGCCCTGTGATTGAAGACAAGGA GAAGAGGGTAAAATATTTTGAAGTCCAACTTCAAGAAGGGGTCATCCTAAAAGCCCACCAGGTTGTTATGGCAACAGGTCCAACTCGTGCCCATATGGCAAACATCCCTTCGTGGGTAACAAGTATTGGAGAGAGCTACCCAGAGGAGCGCTTGCAGCACACTGTGCACCTCATGCACCATCTACCAATTGCTCAGCAAAAACTTAAAGGATCTGATt tgtgtgagGCAGGGCAGAGAGTAATGGTAGTTGGTGGAGGTCTGACCAGCGCTCATGTCGTCTCCATTGCCCTGCAGCAAGGTGCCAGTCACGTGACATGGGTCATGAGGAAGCACCTCCAG TTGAAGCAGTTTGATGTGGGCGATGTGGAGAGTCTGGTGGGTCGTTATTCCCACGTGGAGCATGGCATCAAAATGGATGGCCAAGCCTACCTGAGACAGTTCTACAATGAAAGGAGTCTTTACAAACGGCTGGCTATGATTCGACaggcaaggaaaggaggagctGTCACCCCAGAGGCGTACATCCACCTGAAGCCATTCATACTGAAAGGGCAGGTGGATGTGAAGACATACTGTCAG GTGAATGAAGCCAGCTGGTGCTACAGGAACCAGGTCTGGAGCCTCTCCCTCAGCACTAGGCACCACTGGACTGGAGATATGATCTGGCTCGCCACTGGGTGCAAACTTGATGTCAAACAGGACCCTTTGCTTTCAGAGGTGATGAGGGAATTCCCCATTCAG GTGATAGATGGTTGGCCGTGCATATCAGAAAGCTTACAGTGGGCAGAAGGATGCCCTCTTTATCTGATGGGGCAGTACACTGCTCTTCAG GTTGGACCTCACGCAATAAACCTGGCTGGTGGTCAGGCGGCCAGTATGAGAATCGCCAAGGACATTGTGCTTCGTCAGCAACAGACTAATGTAGAGGTGTCTAAGCTAAGTGGTGGGAAATCTAAAACTGAAGAATATATTCAACAAATGCAAGGCTTACTGTGGCTTTAA